GGCGCCGTCGGATCAGTCACGAGATATCTGCTCGGCGGAGTGGTTCAACGCACGGCCGGGATGGCGTTCCCCGTGGGGACTCTGATGGTCAATGTCTCGGGATCGTTCCTCGCCGGGTTTCTGCTGCGCTATTTCATGAACGTCCAGACCCACCCGATGCTTCGCGCGGCGCTGATCGTCGGCTTCTGCGGCGGGTTCACCACGTTCTCCGCGTTTACCACGGAGACGCTGGGGCTGTTCGAGGGCGGAGAGTACGCGAGGGCCGCGTTGTACGTCGCGGCCAGTGTCGCGCTCTCGCTCATGGCGGTGTTCGCCGGCTTCGCGGCTGGGATCGTCGCCGTGCCGCACCATTCACGCTGATCCGGTCCGCCGGAAGGGATGCTCCGTGTCTGAAGATCTGACTCGTTATCTGGATGACAACGACGCGAGGATTCGCGACGAGCTGTTCGACCTGCTGAGGATTCCAAGCGTCAGCGCGCGGTCCGAGCACAAGGGCGACATGACGCGGACGGCCGAGTGGGTGCGGGACTCGCTCAGCGAGCTCGGCTTCGAGACGAAGATCCATCAGACGAAGGGTCATCCGATCGTCGTCGGCGAGTGGAGAAAGGCTCCCGGCGCGCCGACGGTACTCGTTTACGGCCACTACGACGTGCAGCCGCCGGAGCCGCTCGAGCTGTGGACGTCGCCGCCGTTCGAGCCGACGATCCGGGACGGCAAGATCTTCGCGCGCGGCTCGGTGGACGACAAAGGCCAGTTCTTCCTGCACATCAAGGCGGTGGAGGCGCACCTGAAGACGCGCGGCAAGCTGCCCGTGAACATGGTCTTCCTCATCGAGGGCGAGGAGGAGATCGGGAGCGAGAACCTCGCCGAATTCGTGAACAAGCAGCGCGACTTGCTGAAGGCGGACGCGGTAGTGATCTCCGATTCGACCATGTACGCGGCGGGGCAGCCGTCGATCCTCTCGTCGCTGCGCGGACTGGCGTACTTCGAGATCAACGTGCAGGGGCCGGCGAGCGACCTGCACTCCGGCATGTACGGCGGCGCCGTCGTCAATCCGGCGACCGCGCTCGCGAAGATCATCGCGACGTTCCACGACGCCAGGGGGCGAGTGGCCATCGACGGCTTCTACGATGCCGTCCGCGAGTGGGAGCCGGAGATACGCGAGCAGATGCGCGCCCTGCCGGCGGACGACGCCGCCTTTCTCAAGGAAGTGGGCGCGACGGCACTCGGCGGCGAGGCGGGCTACACGACGCTGGAGAAGCTGTGGACGCGGCCGACGTGCGAGGTGAACGGACTCCTCAGCGGCTACACCGGCGAGGGCGCCAAGACCGTGCTGCCGGCGCACGCGATGGCGAAAGTGAGCTGCCGCCTGGTTCCCGACCAGCAGCCGCAGGAGATCGAGCGGCTGATGCAGGCGCACGTCGCGCGGGTGGCGCCGAAGGGAGTGACGGTGACGTGCGAACATCTGCACGGTGGCCGCGCGTGGAAGGCCACGCTGAAGGGCCCCATCTTCGACGCGGCGCGCAGGGCGCTCGAGTCCGCGTTCGGTAAAGCGCCGGTGATTACAGGCGAGGGCGGCTCGATTCCGGTCGTCAGCGACTTCGAGCAGATCCTCGGCGCGCCCGTGCTGCTGGTCGGCTTCGGGCTTCCGGGCGAGAACGCGCACGCGCCGGACGAGTGGATCAGCGAGGAGAACTTCCGCCTGGGGATGCGGGCGATGGCGGAGATGTGGGACCATTACGCCGCCGCTGTCGCGGCGGCGTAGCTGTTGGCTGTTGGCTATTGGCTCTTAGCTACCCGCATCGCATTTCCCGTCGTTTCGCCCCAAGCCAACAGCCAATAGCCAACAGCTAATAGCTGTTCTCAGTATCTCCACTCCCTGATCAGGAACAGCCCCAGCACGCTGCGCGTGATGGGCTCCCGCCGCTCGAGCGTCGGCTCGCGCAGCAGGTAGCGCGGCTCCAGCGCCATCTCGATCCTGTAGCCGGGCATAGACGGGAAGCGGTGCTCGAGCGTGAAGCCGGGACGCCGCAGCGCGGCCGGATCCGGCCTGCCGGTGAGCGATATGAACGTGTTCGGGTTCACGTACTTGCCGAACTCCACCTCGGTGCTGCGCAGGAAGCTGCCGACGTCGGTCTGTATCTCGGCGGGCGAGATGATGAGCACGTCGGCGCCGAGCGAGCGGGCGGCTTCGGCCGCGATCTCTTCGGTGAAGACTCCGAGGGCGACGGCGGCGAGCTGCTTCGTCGCGAGCGCCGCGCCGGTTCCGACTAGTGTGCCGGCGCCGCCGCCGGTGGACAGCGCGGAGCCGCCCAGCTGCGTGAGGGTCGTGCCCGACTGCCCGAACGCGAGATAGCTCAGGATATCGCTCTGCGCCATCGGCGGCTGCGCGTCGCTCGTGAGCGTGATCTTCGGGCTCCTGAGCGTTCCGCCGATCACGATCTGGATGTTGATCGCCTCGCGCGTCGGGAGCCGGACCTCGTACTCGCCCTGGATCTGCAGAGTGGGATTTATCTCGCTCAGTCCGACGAACGTCGCCGATCCGCGCCTGATCTTGAACCTGCGGCTGAAGAACACATAGTCGCCGCGGTCGCTCAGCAGGACTCCGTCGAGCGTGAGTGATTCCCTGGCGCGGTCCGCGCGGACGATGAGGTCGCCGTCGGTGTACACCTCGAGGTTGACGTTCGGCGCGCGCACGAAGACGTCGCGCTCCACGCGGAGATTGAGCTCGACGCGCAGGTTCGCGAGCAGCGGCGACTGGGCGGGGAAGATCTCCGACGCCGGCGTGAGCGCGGTATCGAGTACGGCGAACAGCGCCGGGTCGTCCGCGCCGATGACTTCGCGATCCTCGGGCGTCGGTATGTAGAGAACTCCTTCGCGGATCCGCACGCCGCCGCTGATCAGCGCTCCGTCGAAGGGCCCGTACATCGCGACGTCGAGGTCGGCGAACAGCTCGCCGTGATCGTTGTCGAGGATCCGCGCGTTCGTGGAAGTCAGGTGCAGGTCGAACGACGGCGCGCGGAAGGCTCCGACGCCGACGCCTCCGGTTACCCGGAACGGACCGGCGCTCCGGCCCACGAGGGAATCCACCACGACGGTGTCGCCGGTCATCCGCACCACGCCGTACACCTGCCGCACCGTCACGCCCGTCGGGACGATCTTCGCGCTGCCGTTCTCGATGGCCACCGTCCCCGACAGCGCCGGCGCGCTCAGCGTGCCGCCGATGGTGACGTTGCCGCTGGTGCGGCCGCGAACGTTGGTGACGTAGCCGCCGAGCTGCGGCAGGATCGCGACAGGGAAGCTGTCTGCCGTCACGCGCAGCGCTATCTGCCGGTCGCGGGGAATGCGCGAGCCCGTGACTCCGGTGAGCGCGAGGTTCACCGGGATCGTTCCCTCCGCGACGATGATCGAGCGGCCGTTCGGGAGGGTGGCGTCGGCGCGCCCGGTAAGAGTCTCATCCGTGTAATCGACGGTGCCGTGTACCTCGGGCAGGCGCGTCTCGTTGTACACGAAGTCGGTCGCGCCGAACGCTCCCTTGAAGCGCGGATCCGCCAGCGTTCCGGACGCGTTCACGTCGAACGAGAGCAGCCCGCGCGCGCCAATGTCGCTCTGCAGCAGCGATGCTATGTCCGCGATCTCGAACCGGTCCACCGCGAGACGCAGGTCCGCGTTGCCCTCCCGCGGAATCAGCCCGTCCACGAAGATGCGTCCGCCCGCCGGATTGGTGAGCTCGAGCGTGCGCACCATGAGCCCGCGCGCGCCCCACTGAATCTCCGACGGCTGTGTGTTGGTCCAGACCGTCGTGTCGAACTGCAGCCGCATGCTGTCGAGGTGCAGCTCGTGGTGATTCGCGTGGAGCCGGTATTGCGCCGCCAGGCCGTATCTCGTGCGGTCGTCCTGCACGATCGAGATGTCGGCCGTGCCGCCGGGCTGCTGATACAAGATCTGCGCGTCGATGCTGTCGAGGGCGAATCCCGCCAGCCGCGCGTCAGCGAGCTGCGCGTCCACCACGAGCTTCGACGCCGGCGTACGGCCTCCGGTCCACTCGTAGTCGGCGACGAGTCGGCCCACACGCTGGCCGCGCGCGACCAGGTTCGTGCCGCGCGCAGTGCCCCGCAGGCCGAAGTTCTTGATGTTGCCCGTAGCGACACCCTCGGCGCGCAGCGAGCCCGCCAGCAGGCCGCGTGGGATGACGCTCGGCGTGTCTACAGCGATCGGCGGCACACGCCTGCCGGTCACGGCGCGCTCGACCTCGGTCTCGCGCGCGATTCGCAGCGAGTCCGCCCGCGCGCGCTCGACGCGCGCGGCGAGAATGCGCGGCCGCGGCGCCACCACGCCGGTATCGGCGCCGATGACTCCGGCCAGCGCGGACAGCGTGTCGACGGCGATGCTGTACTGCAACTCGCCCTGGCGCCGCTCGCTGAGCCCGAACGTGCCCTGCGCGTCGAGCCGGCCCTGCGGCACGCTCACGGTCAGAGTGTCGAAGCGGGCGAGCCCGTCCGCGAACGCCACGCGCACCTTGGCCGAGTCGAGCGCGAGTGTGTCCCACGTGGACGTGCGCACGTCAGCCACGAGATTCCCGCGCATGGTCTCCGGATCCGTGCCGGTGCCGACCATGTGCGCGGTCGCGGTGAGGGCGGTGCGCGGGGCCCGGGTCGAGACGGCGCTCGCATTGAACAGCGCGGCGTTCAAGCGCAGGTCGTAGGCGGTCGCGCGTCCCTCGAGGTCGACGCGGCCGTTGATCGCGATGTCGCCGCCGCCCGACGCGGCGAGAGTCGTGTTCACGGTGAAGTCGCGCAGCGTTCCGACGAACCGGATCGGGCCGCTCACGAATCCGCGGAGTCCCAGCGCGGGCGCGAACCGGCCGGCCGTCGCGAGCGCGAGCGGCGCGAACCGCGCGTCGGCATCCAGCCACACGCGGGCGCCGCGCGGACGCACGGCGACGCGGCCGATGCCTCGGGACCGGTTGCCGCCCTCGACGTGCGTCATGTCGCCGGTCGCCACGAGCGTGGAGCCGGTCGAGCCGTTGAGCACCGTCGTCCCCGTGAACGTTCCGCCGAACGGAATGTCGGGGATGATCACTCGCGCCATCTCCGCTGTCACCGGCAGCAGCCGGAGCCGGAGATTCCGCGCGCGGAAATACTCGCCGACGCCGAGCTCGCCCGTCGCTATCACGCGATTCCGGCCGGAGCCCGGTCCGACGAAGGTGACGTCGCCGTCCACCCGCATGGCGTTGAATCCGCCGTCGAAGCGCGCCCGGCCGGAGAGAACTCCCGGGCGCGGCGGCCACGACACGCCGAGCACCTGATCCAGGAGCGCGGTGCTGACGTTGGAGAATCGGAGGTCCGCCGCATGGAACGCGAGCGTGTCGGTGTCGGTGATTCCGATCTTTCCGGCGATGTGCGCGTCGCCAAGCCGCAGGTCCGCGTTCTCCACGAGATACATCGCGCTGTCGCCCTCCCAGTCCATGGAGAAGTCGAGCGATCCGCTGCCCCGCTCCGGCAGCTGCGGCAGCACCCAGCGCACGTCCGCCGGAGAGAACGGATTGGCGCGCATGCGCAGACGCAGGTCGGCGCCCTTCATCGTGTACCGACCCGACGCGATCGCGCGCGTGCCGGGCGCTTCGGCGCGCGCGTCGGCCCACCACACCGAGTCCTTGTTGAACTGGATCTTGCCGGTGAACGCGCGCACGACGAGCGACGGCGGGTTGAACGGGATCGCGTGCACCCGGCCAGACGCGACGTCGATCAGCGCGATCCTGAAATCCGGATCGTTGAGCCGCACCACGGGCATGCGCGCGTGGATGTCGCGATACTCGGAGACGTTCTGGAATCCGCCCGGCACGCGGATGATTCGCACGCGGCCTTCGCCCGCGAGCGCCTGCGTTATCTCGCGGTCCGGATCACCTTCTCCGCCGCCGGGCGTCCACGGCACGCGGGTCGTGAGGTCCACGTTCACCAGCGTGACGTCGTTGAAGCGGATCCACGTTCCCCAGCCGGGCTCGCGAGGGCCGGTATGTGGCACGGTGTCGCGCGGAAAGATCCGGTCGTAGTTCCACTTCTGTCCCGGCAGCCGCTCGATCACCACCTGCGCGTTCACGATCCGCAGATCGGACAGGACGATGCGCTTTCCGAACAGCGCGCGGAGACCGTACTCGGTGTAGATCGTGTCGGCGATGATCAGCGGCGCGCCGCTGCTGTCGGTGATCGAGACGTCGATCAGCGTGACGTCGCGGAGCAGATTGCCGCGCACCTCTCCGATCTTGATTATTCCGCGCGAGTTACGCGTGAGAACGTCCACCACGCGGTCGCGCACGAAGTTGCGGCCGATGTCGGCCTGAGTGAGGATGAGCACGCCCACGGCCGCGAGCACGACGACGCCGGCGAGGGCGAGCCCCGCGAGCCCCACGTGCTTCCTCCGGATCACCGGCCTGTAGCCGCGCCGCGGCGAGGCGGTCGGAGCGGTCACTAGAACGCTTCGCCTATCGAGAGATGGAGGACCATCCGATCCAATACCCCCATGAACCCGCCGCGAGCCACCGCGTACTCGCGGCGCGTGTTCAGCCGGACGAGCCTGCGCTCACCGTCCACGATCTCCTCCGAGATCACCGGCAGCCGCTCGGCGCGTCCCGGGTTGATGCCGATGTCGACGCGGATCGGGCCGACCGGCGAGCGGTAGCGCACGCCGAAGCCCGGCGTCACGGCGGCGCGGCTGCCGGGAAGCGAGGGATCAATGTTCTGCGTCACGACGCCGGCGTCGATGAACACCGCGCCGGAGAGCTGCCGCCACACGGGGAAGCGCAGCTCCACGTTTGCCTCTGCCACGGTGTTTCCACCGAGTGGGCGCGGCTGGAAATCCTCGTCCTGAAACGCGACCGAATTCGGATCGCAGTCAGTGATCGGCGTCGGCTCGGGGCAGGCGAGCGGTCCGTCCTTCGACAGCTTCCCCGCGCGCAGCTCCGCGGCGGAGACGGTGAGCACGCGGGGCCCGAGCTGGTTCTCCCCGAATCCGCGCACCGATTGCGCGCCGCCGGCGAAGAAGCGCGTGCGCGGGTGCAGGATCTGCTCGCCTTCCAATCCACCGAGCGCCTCGCCCGTGCTCGCGACTCCCTTGACCCAGCCGAGGCGAATGTGCCCGCCGAACACGCCCCGCCGGCGGATCCGCCGGAATACCGCCGCCTCGGCGGACGCGCGATTGTAGCGATAGTCCGATGCGGTGAAGCCGGACGCGTGCTCGAGCGCGGTGCGGCCGCGGAAGCCCTGGCTGGGGGAGAACGGATCGTTGGTGCGGTCGATGTTGCCAGTGAGCGTGAGCGGAGAGATGCGCTGAGTTCTGCGGAGGGCGTCCAGGGTCGGACGGTCGCACACGCCGAAGTTGACGCAGAAGTACACGTCTCCGGCCTCGACGGTGGTCAGCTCGAAGCGGTAGTTGAGGCTGGCCGGCGCCCGCAACGCCACCTCGCGGGTGAACGTCGCGCTCGAGCCGTAGCCGCGATCCACGTAGATGCCGGGCGCGCTGCGCCGGTGCGTGAAGACCGACAGCGCGAGCGCGTTCCGAGCCGAGCCGAACCACGGCTGCTGCAGCTCGGCGCTGCCGTTGTACGTGGGCGCGAAATAGCGGCCCCGGTCGCTGCCGACGTTCACGTAGTTGTCCGAGAAGATCAGCTTGTTGTTCAGCTGCTCGGCGAGCAGATTGCCGACCGCGCCGGTCACCGTCAGCCGCCGCGCTCCGCGGGTGAAGTTGTAATGCGTGTACCTGCCTTCGGCCTGAACGAAGTCCGCGGTGGTGAAGCCGAAGCTCGCCCGCGCTTCGCGCGGCGGTGACTCGACCACCGTGATGTCGACGATCTTGGTGGAGTCGACTCCCGTCTCCTCGGTCGACAGCTCGATGACCGCGCGGCGGAAGAGGTTCGATTCGTACAGGTTCCGCTGGCTGCGCAGCAGGTCGGAGCGGTGGTAGAGATCACCCTCCTCGAACGTCAGCGAACGGCGGATCGTGCGCACGGAGACCTGCTCGTTCCCGTGGACGTGGATGCTGTCGATGGTCGTGAGCCAGCGCGGATTGAGCGTGATCGCGACCGACGCCGACAGTCCGTCCCGGGCGAGCGCGATGGACGTGTCCACGATCGCGTCGGCATAGCCGCGGTCCCACAGCGCGATCTCCAGCCGGAGGCGCATGGAGTCGAGCTTGATCATGTTGAGCGGGTCGCCCCGCCTGAGCAGCGTGCGTCGCGTGATCGCCCGGTTCGGGAGGACCGGAGTCGTCTGCGTTATCGAGACGTCGCTGACGAGGGTAGGCGGGCCTTCGTCCACTACGAACGTGACCGCGACCTTGTCGCGGTCGCGCGGAGCGATAACCGTGTCGACCTGCGTCTCGCGGAAGCCGCGCTTCCAGTAGAACACGCGCAGCCGGAGCATGTCGCGGATCAGCTCGTCCCGGTCCAGGTAGCGCCGCTCGTAGAACAGCTTGCTCTTGTTGAACCAGCAGATCGGTCGCAGCGCGAAGCTCTCGCAGTGCGATTCGTCGGTGACGATGCTCTCGCGCAGCTCGTCGACCTTGAGCGACTTGACGCCCTGGAATTTGAGGTCGACTACCTCCGGCTTTTTTTCCTCGTCCTGGGCCGAAGCGGGGACCGGGGCCAGCGGCCCGGAGACCGCGGCGAGGCACAGGAACAAGGCGGTGCCAGACCTGGAAGGGACCCAGCGCCTCGGACTCGGATGCATGCCTCCCGCAGGAGCAAGCAGTGGGCCGTTAGAGGCCCTCTAGAAGGGCGTCGTTACCGGGGGTGGAGGCGATTCGCTTGATCAGCCATTCCATGGCCGAAGTCGAGGGCATCTGCTGGAGGCCCCGGCGGAGCGTGTAGACGTGGTCCAGCTGCTCCGGCCGGAAGAGCTTCTCCTCCCGGCGCGTGCCGCTCGTTCCGATGTCGATCGCCGGGAAAATGCGTTTCTCGGCCAGCGTCCGGTCGAGCTTGATCTCGCAGTTTCCGGTGCCCTTGAACTCCTCGAAGATGACGTCGTCCATGCGCGAGCCGGTCTCGACGAGAGCGGTCGCGATGATCGTGAGCGAGCCTCCGCCGTGCTGCTCCGCGACCGCGCGGGCCGAGCCGAAAAAAGCTTTCGGCTTGGCCATCGCCGTGGCGTCGAGACCGCCGGACAGGGTGCGGCCGGTGCCGCGCTCCACGGTGTTGTGCGCGCGCGCCAGGCGCGTGATCGAGTCGAGAACGATCACGACGTCGCGGCCGAGCTCCACGAGACGGCGCGCTCTTTCGAGCGTGATCTCGGCGACGTCGGTGTGGCGGTTCGCGGGCATGTCGAAGCTGGACGCGACGACTTCGCCGTAACCCCAGGTAATCATCTCGCTGACTTCCTCGGGGCGCTCGTCCACGAGCAGCACGAGCAGCACGGCCTGCGGATGATTCACGGCGACTCCCTCGGTGATCGCCTGCAGGAGCATGGTCTTTCCGGCGCGCGCTGGCGCGACAATCAGCGCGCGCTGGCCGTAGCCGATCGGCGCGATCAGGTCGATGGCGCGGCGCGTCAGCTCGGGTCCGCCCTTGGCGGGCTTGCCGGTCTCCAGCTTGAGCTTGCGGTCGGGATACGATGCCGTGAGCGATCCGAAATCGGGGCGCCTCGCCGTCGCCGCGGGATCGGCGTCGTTGATCGTCCGGACTTCGACGACGACGGTGCGATTGCGGTGATCGCGACCTGTGGTCGCGTTGAGCTCGTCGCCCCGGCGGAGCCCCAGCTGGCGCACGAGATGTCCGGGCACCATCGGATCAGATGGGTCTGGGAGGTAGCTGTTGGCGGCTTGTCGAATGAACCCGCTGTCGCGTTGCGGATCGAACCAGCCGGTCGCTTCCGCGTCGGCGACGACCGGCGTGGGAGGCTGCTGGTCCTGCTGCTGTTGCTGCTGCTGCTGCTGCGGCTGGCGGTCGCGGCGCGGACCGTGTCCGCGTCCCCGCCTGCCGTGCCGGGGGTTGGGCCCGCGGCGCCCATTTCTGCGCGTGTCGCTCTCGCCGGACGGTCCCTGCTGACGCTCCCGGTTACCACCCTGTTGCCGACCGCGAGGGCGATCCTGCTGCTCCTGGCCGGTGGGATAGTTGCGCTCGGGGTTGTCGCCCGGAGCCGGCGAGCCGGGTCGGTCGTCGGACCGGTCCTGCACTGAAGGCTCGGCTCGGGGCTCGTCCGTGACGGACGGCGGCTGTGGATTCGTGCTGTCTGGATCCATGGATCGTGAAGCGGGGTTATTGCTCCCGTTTCCGGCGCCGTTGCGCCGGACGGGCGTGGTCCTCGCAAGCGGCAATCGCCGCCCGAGGTTTAGCTCCTTCCTGGGGTCTGCTGCTTGTCGGAAAAGATCTCGCGGCTATGAAGCCATACGGCATTGCCGTAGCACCGCGGGAATCAAACGGTCGCAGGGAGTAGCGGGGAACTCACGCGGCTTACCGCGACCTGCAATTCTCCAGATAGACGCGCGGTGGACAGCGCGGTCACTACACAATGCTAGTAGTGGGGGGCGGCAAAGTAAAGCAATGGCGGGTTCTGGGATATTCCAGGCGGAATATTCCAGGAGCTTATCTTCCGCGACGATGCCTGACTCCGTCGACGTAACTGTTCTTATTCGACAAGCCGTCGATCGCTACAAGTCCGACGGCGAGATGGGCCCGCTGCAGGACACACTCGCCGCTCTTCCCGAAACCGCGCCGGCCATTCTCGCCGAAGCCGTGGAGCCGTACCGCGACATGCCCGAAGTCGCCGGCCCCGTGTACGAGCGGATCGTCGCGGCCGAGCCGGACGACGCGCGCGCGCTCGTCATTCTCGCGAACGCTTACTGGCTGAGCGGGCGCGGGCCCGACGTCGTTGGGGAGCTGGCGACACGCGCCATCGCAGCCGACGCGACGAACCGCGGCGCGTGGCACCTGTGGGCGCTTGCCGAAGGAAATCCACGCGAGCGAACGTCGCGCTGGAAGCAGGTGTCGGCGCGGTTTCCCGACGATCTGCTGGCGCGCGCGAATCTCGCCGACAACGCCGCGGCGCTCGCCGGCGCGGAGCAGGATTACGAAGCGCTCGACCTTGCCATCGACAGCTACGAGGAGCTGCTCGAGCGGTCCAAGATTCCCGAGCAGCGCGCAGCGCTGGAAAAAGCGATCGCTACCCTGAAAGGCTGGAAGTTCTAGACGCTGCCGGCGACCCAGCTCAAGGCTGCGTTGCTGGTCGCGCGACTCTGTTGCTCATGCCGTCGGAGACGTACCGCCCGTTCGGGCCCGGCCGGTCCAGCGCGTCGAGCGTCCGCTCCAGCTCTTCGCCGTATACCTGCACGCGGTTGATGCTCAGCGGGTTGAACTGCGGATCGTACGGGCTGCGAGTAGGTCCGCCCGACACCTCGAGAATCGCGTCGAAGTCGTACGTCACCACGTGTCCGCTCTTCGGATCGCGCCAGGATCCGCGCTTTGCGAGCGCGCGGTTCTTCGGCCAGACGCCGAGCGGTAGCGCGAACGTGCGCACCTTGTAGCCGGGCACGGCCGAGTCTATCGCCATCACGCCGCGCGCGATCTGCTCCTGCACGAACGCGTCGTCGTACTTGCCGAGGTTCGCGTGCCAGAGTGTGTGGTTGCACAGCTCGAAGCCGCGCTCGGCGAGGAAGCGCATCTTGGGGAAGCGCCACTCGCTCTTCTGTCCCTCGATCCCCTTGTCGCCGAACAGCGAGCGCCCGGCTTCAGCCCCGGAGAGCGTGCAGAAAACAGCCGAGTTGGTCCAGTCTGGATGGCGGGAGTTGAACTCGGTCAGGATGCCCACGGCGGAGTTGGGATCGATCTCGAGCCGGCCGTTTCGCTCGATGTAGCGGAACTGGCTGGGCGAAGCGTCGTCGAACATGAGCACTACCGGCGAGAGCCCGGCGGGCAGGTTCAGGTCGCGGTCCAGAATCTGCGAGATGGTGACGGGCCGGTAGCCCCTCCGGTACAACAACTCCAGATCCTGCCTGAAACGCGCATGCGACCGCTGCCATCTGCCTTCTTCTTCTCCGATGAGATGATATTCCAGTACCGGAATACGCCCCAGCTCGTTCGGAGCCCGGGATGGATCGCCGGGGCCGGAGGTTGAGGCATCTTGACCGGCAACCACCTGGGCGCCAGACACGACTGACGGTGTATCAGATTCAGCCGTCCGGGCGGTATCGTCCGGGTCCG
This sequence is a window from Gemmatimonadaceae bacterium. Protein-coding genes within it:
- a CDS encoding translocation/assembly module TamB domain-containing protein, with amino-acid sequence MTAPTASPRRGYRPVIRRKHVGLAGLALAGVVVLAAVGVLILTQADIGRNFVRDRVVDVLTRNSRGIIKIGEVRGNLLRDVTLIDVSITDSSGAPLIIADTIYTEYGLRALFGKRIVLSDLRIVNAQVVIERLPGQKWNYDRIFPRDTVPHTGPREPGWGTWIRFNDVTLVNVDLTTRVPWTPGGGEGDPDREITQALAGEGRVRIIRVPGGFQNVSEYRDIHARMPVVRLNDPDFRIALIDVASGRVHAIPFNPPSLVVRAFTGKIQFNKDSVWWADARAEAPGTRAIASGRYTMKGADLRLRMRANPFSPADVRWVLPQLPERGSGSLDFSMDWEGDSAMYLVENADLRLGDAHIAGKIGITDTDTLAFHAADLRFSNVSTALLDQVLGVSWPPRPGVLSGRARFDGGFNAMRVDGDVTFVGPGSGRNRVIATGELGVGEYFRARNLRLRLLPVTAEMARVIIPDIPFGGTFTGTTVLNGSTGSTLVATGDMTHVEGGNRSRGIGRVAVRPRGARVWLDADARFAPLALATAGRFAPALGLRGFVSGPIRFVGTLRDFTVNTTLAASGGGDIAINGRVDLEGRATAYDLRLNAALFNASAVSTRAPRTALTATAHMVGTGTDPETMRGNLVADVRTSTWDTLALDSAKVRVAFADGLARFDTLTVSVPQGRLDAQGTFGLSERRQGELQYSIAVDTLSALAGVIGADTGVVAPRPRILAARVERARADSLRIARETEVERAVTGRRVPPIAVDTPSVIPRGLLAGSLRAEGVATGNIKNFGLRGTARGTNLVARGQRVGRLVADYEWTGGRTPASKLVVDAQLADARLAGFALDSIDAQILYQQPGGTADISIVQDDRTRYGLAAQYRLHANHHELHLDSMRLQFDTTVWTNTQPSEIQWGARGLMVRTLELTNPAGGRIFVDGLIPREGNADLRLAVDRFEIADIASLLQSDIGARGLLSFDVNASGTLADPRFKGAFGATDFVYNETRLPEVHGTVDYTDETLTGRADATLPNGRSIIVAEGTIPVNLALTGVTGSRIPRDRQIALRVTADSFPVAILPQLGGYVTNVRGRTSGNVTIGGTLSAPALSGTVAIENGSAKIVPTGVTVRQVYGVVRMTGDTVVVDSLVGRSAGPFRVTGGVGVGAFRAPSFDLHLTSTNARILDNDHGELFADLDVAMYGPFDGALISGGVRIREGVLYIPTPEDREVIGADDPALFAVLDTALTPASEIFPAQSPLLANLRVELNLRVERDVFVRAPNVNLEVYTDGDLIVRADRARESLTLDGVLLSDRGDYVFFSRRFKIRRGSATFVGLSEINPTLQIQGEYEVRLPTREAINIQIVIGGTLRSPKITLTSDAQPPMAQSDILSYLAFGQSGTTLTQLGGSALSTGGGAGTLVGTGAALATKQLAAVALGVFTEEIAAEAARSLGADVLIISPAEIQTDVGSFLRSTEVEFGKYVNPNTFISLTGRPDPAALRRPGFTLEHRFPSMPGYRIEMALEPRYLLREPTLERREPITRSVLGLFLIREWRY
- a CDS encoding dipeptidase, whose amino-acid sequence is MSEDLTRYLDDNDARIRDELFDLLRIPSVSARSEHKGDMTRTAEWVRDSLSELGFETKIHQTKGHPIVVGEWRKAPGAPTVLVYGHYDVQPPEPLELWTSPPFEPTIRDGKIFARGSVDDKGQFFLHIKAVEAHLKTRGKLPVNMVFLIEGEEEIGSENLAEFVNKQRDLLKADAVVISDSTMYAAGQPSILSSLRGLAYFEINVQGPASDLHSGMYGGAVVNPATALAKIIATFHDARGRVAIDGFYDAVREWEPEIREQMRALPADDAAFLKEVGATALGGEAGYTTLEKLWTRPTCEVNGLLSGYTGEGAKTVLPAHAMAKVSCRLVPDQQPQEIERLMQAHVARVAPKGVTVTCEHLHGGRAWKATLKGPIFDAARRALESAFGKAPVITGEGGSIPVVSDFEQILGAPVLLVGFGLPGENAHAPDEWISEENFRLGMRAMAEMWDHYAAAVAAA
- the crcB gene encoding fluoride efflux transporter CrcB, encoding MIALGGAVGSVTRYLLGGVVQRTAGMAFPVGTLMVNVSGSFLAGFLLRYFMNVQTHPMLRAALIVGFCGGFTTFSAFTTETLGLFEGGEYARAALYVAASVALSLMAVFAGFAAGIVAVPHHSR
- a CDS encoding BamA/TamA family outer membrane protein — its product is MFLCLAAVSGPLAPVPASAQDEEKKPEVVDLKFQGVKSLKVDELRESIVTDESHCESFALRPICWFNKSKLFYERRYLDRDELIRDMLRLRVFYWKRGFRETQVDTVIAPRDRDKVAVTFVVDEGPPTLVSDVSITQTTPVLPNRAITRRTLLRRGDPLNMIKLDSMRLRLEIALWDRGYADAIVDTSIALARDGLSASVAITLNPRWLTTIDSIHVHGNEQVSVRTIRRSLTFEEGDLYHRSDLLRSQRNLYESNLFRRAVIELSTEETGVDSTKIVDITVVESPPREARASFGFTTADFVQAEGRYTHYNFTRGARRLTVTGAVGNLLAEQLNNKLIFSDNYVNVGSDRGRYFAPTYNGSAELQQPWFGSARNALALSVFTHRRSAPGIYVDRGYGSSATFTREVALRAPASLNYRFELTTVEAGDVYFCVNFGVCDRPTLDALRRTQRISPLTLTGNIDRTNDPFSPSQGFRGRTALEHASGFTASDYRYNRASAEAAVFRRIRRRGVFGGHIRLGWVKGVASTGEALGGLEGEQILHPRTRFFAGGAQSVRGFGENQLGPRVLTVSAAELRAGKLSKDGPLACPEPTPITDCDPNSVAFQDEDFQPRPLGGNTVAEANVELRFPVWRQLSGAVFIDAGVVTQNIDPSLPGSRAAVTPGFGVRYRSPVGPIRVDIGINPGRAERLPVISEEIVDGERRLVRLNTRREYAVARGGFMGVLDRMVLHLSIGEAF
- the rho gene encoding transcription termination factor Rho, with product MDPDSTNPQPPSVTDEPRAEPSVQDRSDDRPGSPAPGDNPERNYPTGQEQQDRPRGRQQGGNRERQQGPSGESDTRRNGRRGPNPRHGRRGRGHGPRRDRQPQQQQQQQQQDQQPPTPVVADAEATGWFDPQRDSGFIRQAANSYLPDPSDPMVPGHLVRQLGLRRGDELNATTGRDHRNRTVVVEVRTINDADPAATARRPDFGSLTASYPDRKLKLETGKPAKGGPELTRRAIDLIAPIGYGQRALIVAPARAGKTMLLQAITEGVAVNHPQAVLLVLLVDERPEEVSEMITWGYGEVVASSFDMPANRHTDVAEITLERARRLVELGRDVVIVLDSITRLARAHNTVERGTGRTLSGGLDATAMAKPKAFFGSARAVAEQHGGGSLTIIATALVETGSRMDDVIFEEFKGTGNCEIKLDRTLAEKRIFPAIDIGTSGTRREEKLFRPEQLDHVYTLRRGLQQMPSTSAMEWLIKRIASTPGNDALLEGL